TGACCAGAGTGGACTATCTGAGTCAGAAGATGTATAAAGCACgtgaagaagagaaagaggcaCTGAGTGAGCAGATAGGGCAGCTGGAGAAAGACATTCAGCAGCTCAGGTACCTGACCTCCTGTTAGACCTGTAGATTGAAAATGGTGGCCAGTACGTATTCTCTTACATATAATGTTGCTGCTTTCTCtttcctgattggtcagaacccagaaggaggaggaccttGTCGGGGGTCGTTATGATGAGCATGACTGGCAGAAGATCTCCAACATCGACGTAGGCCATTGCACACTCTATGCATCAGTCTTAAGCCCCTGACATGTGCTACCGTTACATTACAGGCCTAATGATTGATGTCGATTTTTCAGCTCTGCTCTGATCTTTTGCCCAGAGTGTTCAAAGTATGCAAGATTAGCAACACTTTCAAATGGTCATTTCAATAAATGTAGGTTCCAGGACCCTTGCACTCATGTTGCAATCCAGAACATGAACTGACCTGCGCTTTATTTAACAGATTCTGCTATAAGCCTGAAGTAGCAAACACTTAAaacacacaattttttttttgtagttaaAATTAAAATTTTAGAAAAATAGAGGACAGCTTGCTAGGAGTGAAAAGCAAACAACAACATGGGGTTCTGGTGTTGTTGGCCTACCCTAACAACCTCAGTGGATATGCTGTGCCTGCTATTGTTATTATAATACAAGGGTCAGGTAAATTCCCTAAGAACTTGTTTTATAGTAGCTTCTCCGCTTGTCTCCTCTGCTCTACTATCTCCTCAGTTTGAGGGGACAAGGGAGGCGGATGATTTGCGTCAATTCTGGCAAAACTTTCTCCACCCATCGGTCAACAAGTCCACCTGGACTCCACAGGAGCTCGAGCGTCTGGATGAATTGGTCAAAgaacataaagagagagactgggagggcATTGCTGAAGAGCTTGGGGTGAGGAtgtttgggtgtgcgtgtgcttatGAAGAACGTGATGACAATTCTTCAtgcttccctctccctctgtgcatCTGTCTCTTATACCCGTTAGTCTCCTTTTTATAAGAAtaatcatttttaaatcattCATTGCATCTCCAAACCTACCTGCCAGGTGATCTGTGATCCGTGTGCCTGTATGTAGACAGGCAGGACGGTCTTCATGTGTTTCCAGACCTACCAGAGGTTCTTGTCAAAGAACTTGAAGAAGAGCCTTTGGTCTGCAGAGGAAGACGAGGTGCTCAGGGAGCTGGTGGATAAGATGAGGATCGGAAACTTCATACCGTACACGCAAAGTGAGTCCCCGGCTCCGTCTCTAATCCTCACTATCGACACATTTTCTGTCTATATGTTTGTGTGATCTCATTTTACTCTGCTACTGTCCTGTACATGCTAGGATCCATTGAGTGCTATCTTATTCAATATTGGGACATAATAACTACAAGCTGTACTCTACACAGAATAACTTCCATTCAGTTTCAGAATACTTAATTGATCCAGAGGGAAAATACGATCTGGCCTGACCCGTCTGTGTCGCTCTCCCCTTGTCCGTCTTTCAGTGAGCTATTTCATCGAGGGTCGTGACCCCAGCCAACTGATGTACCGCTGGTCCCAGGTCCTTGACCCTGCGCTCCGGAAGGGCCCATGGTCCAAGGAGGAGGACAAGGTGAGGGTGGTGGGCGGAGTCTCTCAGGAAGAGTTGGCAACTAGTACACTGGTATGAGGGTAGTTACAGAAGAGAGTTGTATTTGTTTCACAATCATGTCTCACACACAATATTCTCCAACGAGGATACTTTGATAGTGTAAGGCTCAGTGAGAAGGGGTACCCTAGTAGTTGTCTTACTGACCTGACAGCAActcattttttacattttacatttgatAATTATGGACTCATTTATGATATTTGCAAATTTAAGATCACATTGAACTTCTGATGATTTTGTTTTCCATTTTCCATCATGCAAACcatactctctctctgcaggcctTGCTGCGATCTGTAGCTCGTCTTGGAGAAAGAAATTGGTCTAAAATAAGGTTAGAAGTCCCAGGTCGTTCTGACGGTGCTTGTAGGGACAGGTAAGATCTAATTGGACAATAGGGCATCTTATAAGATCTGATTTGATAATGGCACAGCTTATAAGATCTGATTGGATAATGGGAGatggtttatttttgtgtgtgtatgtgtgtacagatATTGTGACTGTCTGAAGGAAGGAATAAAGAGAGGACCTTTTGATGCGCAGGAGATAGCTCTGCTGGTCACGCTTGTCGAGAAACATGGAGTGGGTGAGTAACCTACTTAAAGACGTAAGAAACAcagttacacaaacacatgttcacCTCATGCACGCCACATATTGATTGATTCATTGTTTTGCAGGGCGCTGGTCTCGAATTGCGGCTGAAATCCCAAATCGCTACGACGCGCAGTGTCTCAGAGAATGGAGGAAGTTTGTTAAGAAGGTAAATAGAAGCACGCAAGCGCATATGGAAGGCCAAAATAATCAATATTGGGTGAAGAAAATTCatacttaaaaaaaattaatagaATGCGACGTCGTAAAATGTGTCATTATTGAAAGCTTAAATGCCGTATTTTACGTCAATTTTAATCAATATACATGTACAGTGAGACATAATTTTGGCCCTTTTGGCCTTCCATATGcaggaaacacacaaaccagacagaatgacagatagacacatacctacacacacacacacactcacgaagAAAGGAACACTGTGTATACGTGTCTGTGACACTCTTACCTGTCTCTGTCGACATCTGCCTTACCTCTCTGTCTCAATGGTCTCCAGAACGCCACTTTGACACTCCTGGAAAAAGACATACCGGTGCAGAAGATGAAGGGGAGGCGTTTACCGGCCGGTAAGCGTGATATtaaaaaggaggaagaggaggtgctgCTGACTGAGAGCtcagaagatgaggatgaggacaagGATGAAGTGGTGTACATGGACAGTGACGACGAGAAGATGAAGCAAGTCGTGGAAGCAGAGCGGaaactggagagagaggaggaggagcacgagCAGAAGAAGGaactggaagaggaagaggaggaggaggaggaggaggaggccgcggcggaggaggaggaggaggcggcggaggaggaggcggaggaggaggaggcaaagCCAGTGGAGAGACCTCCGGAGAACATAAAGTGTCCCACCAAGGAGAAACGGGCGGCTCTAGATACCTTTAGCTACCAGGTGGTGGAGAGGCCCTGTTTTGGCCCTGTCCAGCACAGGGAAAAGCGGGTGCGCTCCACTCTAGTGGACGCCAGAGGAAACCTCCTGGAAACATTGTTTGGTATGGAGCCCCGGGTCCTGAGGTGTGGAAGCCAGCACAGCCCGCTGGCCCTGCTGCAGGTGTCCTGTTCGGAGCTCTTTGACTTCCTAACAAGATGCGCAGACTGCACGCCAAACAGCTTCTCCCAGAATAAACCAGGCAAGAGGCGCCGGTTTGCCAGGAACAACCCGTCCATGGACTATCGGCTGATGGCCGCGGTGACCCCGTGGATCGGGAAACTGCTGGTCCCAGATCCCAACGCTGGCGGCAAGACGGGGGCGTACGCCCTGCGGCAGAGGATGCAGCCGTTGTCTCTGGGCAGCACCCCCATCTTTCGGCTGTTCCTGCAGGTCCTCAGGGTGGACCTGCTGAGCTGTAAGGTCATTATAGAAAAGAAGCAACGTGAAGCCAGAGTTCCACCCCCGCGCCTCCGTCCCCATATACCCAACCCAACTACAGTGCAGGGTATGCTCCATGAGAAACTCAAAAGGGCTCAGGGACGCAAAGAACTACAAAAATGTCTACCTCAGCTTGTGCAATTCCCGGCCCAACAGCCTCTACTGCAACAGGCACAGGCACCACCTTCTCCACAAGTCTCGTTGATGCGCATCCCTCAGATGGCGCCTCAGAGTCCCAGCATGCCTCCTAATGTGCATCCTTGCAGCCGTCCAGGCGCTCCGTCTACCTTTCATCCGGTCATGCAGCCCGTCGTACCTCCTCAGATGGCTGCTCTCCGGTTTACTCCTCCCAGAGGGTTGGTCCCTCGGCAGCAAAGCCCTGGAGCGGTGAGGTTACTGCCCCGTATTGCCCCTGCCCCGTCTCCTGCCAAGGCCTTGCTTCCAATTCAGGCTCCCCCCTGgctttcctcctcctcagcggCAACACCAGCCGGACCAGCTTCCCTTTTGTCCCAAGGGTCTGCTCCATTGAGAGGAGCAAAGAGAGGGCGGGCAAGTGAGCCTTCCCCAGggccgtcagccaatcagaagagtGCAGAGGAGAcgcaagagaggaagagagttcGGAGAAAGACGGCTAAGGCTAAAGTTCTGGAAGCAATGGCTCAGGCAAAGGTACCTGCATTTGCAGCATTCAACAAATTAACAATACACTTTAACTGAAGTCAAAAGCTAGTGATGATAAGTATAAGTAGTATAGATGATAAACATCATTTGGTGTAATATGGAAATCAACAACTTGTATGTAATAGGGTTATCATTTATGGGTTAAAGGTAAGGTATGACATTAAGTTATTTAATCTGATGGAATGGTGTTTTTGTGAGTTTTGCAGTGGATATCACTGCTGGCCAGCCAGGGCCTGACTGGTATTCATTATGAAACGCACACTTGACTATCTGCTTTAAAAAACGTATCTGCAAatgcaaacatacaataagaagGTTTTCCTTAATATCTGCCGATCGGTTCTCTTTTAAAGGATTGGGGTGTTTTCTTAACACAGTAGGCTCGTTTTCATAAACTAGAACCGCTTATGGATCTGTTCTGCCAAACAGagttttgaatacatttttacataAAGATTGGGCTGTTGGGTATACAGAATGTAAACATTTGGCATAAAAACAAACGGGGACGGCATAAGGCAATCGTCAAAGTCATATATTCCACCAGTTGCACAGATCACTTTTTACAGTTTTACCTTTAACTCTGTACCCTTTACAGTTGGAAATTATACAAGGGGTTATACTGTTTTAGTAGGGTACGATTTGATCTTTGAGAAGCAGCATTAATATACAGTTTGCGTACGTATAAGAACCTTTTGAAGGCCCGTCCCTTGATATCATTTGACGTTCCCTGCTTTTTGCACCTAGACCGAAGCCAAATGTAAGACATCACCAAAGCGGACGCAGGAGCAAATTGGGAAAGCAGTTCCTCTGGCCTTACCCGATGGCTTCGTCCTGAATCCTGGCAAGATAGTGTTCCTAAAGACGCCGAATGGACTTGTTAGACTGGTCGGTGCGCCAGCCCCAGGCCTCAAGAAGGCCCTTCCATCAGGGCACCAAGCCCCAGCTTCTCCCAGCTTCTCCCAAGGGTATGTGCCATTAGCACATACCCTTCCCCAGGCTAGCTTCACATGCCTCCAGCAGACGCCCAACTTATCTCCCATTGTACACCCTAGTGTCTTCACCGCCATCCCACCAGCTACTGTCTCTACCGCCGTCCCACCACCTTCTGTCCCTACGGCCGTCAGACCAGCCGTTGTCTCCACCTGCCCGGCTCCACTGTCCCCCCACCCTCAGGGACTTCCTCCTTCGCCACGTCCCCAGTGGAGGCAGGTGGCCCCCGGGCCAGCGGGGCTGCTGGCCCGCCCCTTCCCTGTGTCCGTCCCGTGTCACAGCAGTGCCGTAGCGCCCGCCCCGCTCAGGAGGGAGGCCTTACAGTTTGACCCCGCTCTGATGTTCTGTGAGCCGGCTGATGAGGTGCAGCTCTGGatgaggggggccggggggttgAAGGCACCGGGCCTGAGCGTGGCCCTGCCTTACTTGCCGCCATTTGTCGCCAGCCTGGACTCGCTGCACGCACTGCTGGCCTCGAAGGAGTACCTCAGCAAGAATGCCTTTCTGCTGCTAACCACGGAGACTCCAGATCACGATTACAGCTTGGCCTCTGGTGGAGAGGAGGTGTCCCAACCCGAGGACCCAGGTACATGCCAAACACACGCCGGCTCGTTGGGTTGTGTTCAATGCACCTTGGGGACAGGGGTAGCATATAGAGCTGCAAATTGATTTCTGCTGAATCTACAATTACTTGAATCACTGTTATTTAATTCATAGAAATACCTGCCTTGTGTCAAGTGAATGGTATTTAGATGGCCCTTAATCACAATAACGCTAATGCGATACTGTAGTCActcatttatttgttatttctgtatatatactgtacatagaATGTATATATGTCTGTTCTTCATTGTAGTCTTatttatacaattattttatgCCCGGCAAGTAAAACTAGTACATAGTGCCTCATAGCAGTCCTTGTTTTTAGATTCTAGACGTGAGGCTACAGCAGAAGAAAATGTGGCTGCGGTGCGAAAACTAGTGGCCAAGCACTGTGCTGGAAACCCTGCCTACCAGATGTTGAAGGCACGCTTCCTGTCCTGCTTCACGGTTCCCGCCCTCCTGGCCACCATCCAGCCAATCAAAGAGTTGATGGTCCTGAATCCGGCAAGAAAGGAGACAGAAGTTAGTTTCACGTCTGTCGTGTCTTTCATATCTTCACACTTCGTACTTTCTTAGTTTGTATCTTAATCAAAGAAAATCCTTATTCAAGAATTCAACCATCAAAAATTCTGCTGATTTAACCAACTTTAACTTGCCGTAGCACCAGAGAGCTGTcatgtaaaataaacaaaaacaggcAAAATGTGCATAGTAAAGTATCAGGCGCCACAGTGTTTCGTTATCCTTTTTGTGTTTTGGTCTGTTGTATTTTAATCTTTTCggtgttttcttttccttccaGAATACCAAACTGCTACAGGACGGGGAAGGCGCTCCTGCCACTCACTTCACTGGCATCACCACACGTCGACCCGTAGAAATCGAAGACTCTAGTCGGGACTCTAGTCGGGACTCTAGTCGGGACTCTAGTCGGGACTCTAGTCATGACTCTAGTCAGGACCAGGACAGCAGTGATGCATTTAAATAATGATGCACTCTACTTTTAACTTAAAACCACCACGTTCCTTTATAGCATCTTGTTTATTTGTAGTCTGGCCAGCACTAGAAGTTTGTAGTCTATTGTATAGGCCAGGCTGGTTCCAGGTTCCAGGTTTATCGAAAGCACCAGGTTCATCAGCAGACTGAATGAATGCAATTTTCAGCATGCCTTGATCCATGCAGTGTtgaactagtgtgtgtgtgtgtgtgtgtgtgtgtgtgtgtgtgtgtgtgtgtgtgtgtgtgtgtgtgtgtgtgtgtgtgtgtgtgtgtgtgtgtgtgtgtgtgtgtgtgtgtgtgtgtgtgtgcgtttgtcaaGCTGTGGAGATTTTCTCAACACCATAGCTTTGCTATTGTCACAAGTTTGTGTTTATGGATTCATCCGTTTTTTGTAAAGCAAAGAGTTTATGTTAATTAATAAGAATAAAATGGTTGTTTTCCCACCAAGCTTTTTGTTAGTCGGACTAAGTGGTATGTGATGTTTCTTTATTCTGATATTTCTTCTTTCCAGTCTCTCTCCATATCCCTTCTCTAATTCTGATGATATTTCTCTATGAAAAAGAGAAATTCCTTTCACTTttctatcatcatcatcagctaaATCTTAATCCAGCACTGCTGATGGCTC
Above is a genomic segment from Gadus morhua chromosome 6, gadMor3.0, whole genome shotgun sequence containing:
- the snapc4 gene encoding snRNA-activating protein complex subunit 4, encoding MSLSLAEERDRVRRQIEELEQNLGAAPVDLDLLSSDASSDDGSDDEIQLVEQSHQVSSGLLAERDQIQQEIEELQTALQSQNDICLSVNDGNDSGESEGELDVPETEEGCLQVNLVYQQVLIDSLSQLEHLLNQNRRAQKELLFQMNGPTRDIRDANRTPTSYQQPSKVYLGRFHKPYFKDKLTGLGPPANPESKDRASMMSAHLDEKRLQVKRWEGWQKTLLINAVSKDSLKRQIQPKLSKVDYLSQKMYKAREEEKEALSEQIGQLEKDIQQLRTQKEEDLVGGRYDEHDWQKISNIDFEGTREADDLRQFWQNFLHPSVNKSTWTPQELERLDELVKEHKERDWEGIAEELGTGRTVFMCFQTYQRFLSKNLKKSLWSAEEDEVLRELVDKMRIGNFIPYTQMSYFIEGRDPSQLMYRWSQVLDPALRKGPWSKEEDKALLRSVARLGERNWSKIRLEVPGRSDGACRDRYCDCLKEGIKRGPFDAQEIALLVTLVEKHGVGRWSRIAAEIPNRYDAQCLREWRKFVKKNATLTLLEKDIPVQKMKGRRLPAGKRDIKKEEEEVLLTESSEDEDEDKDEVVYMDSDDEKMKQVVEAERKLEREEEEHEQKKELEEEEEEEEEEEAAAEEEEEAAEEEAEEEEAKPVERPPENIKCPTKEKRAALDTFSYQVVERPCFGPVQHREKRVRSTLVDARGNLLETLFGMEPRVLRCGSQHSPLALLQVSCSELFDFLTRCADCTPNSFSQNKPGKRRRFARNNPSMDYRLMAAVTPWIGKLLVPDPNAGGKTGAYALRQRMQPLSLGSTPIFRLFLQVLRVDLLSCKVIIEKKQREARVPPPRLRPHIPNPTTVQGMLHEKLKRAQGRKELQKCLPQLVQFPAQQPLLQQAQAPPSPQVSLMRIPQMAPQSPSMPPNVHPCSRPGAPSTFHPVMQPVVPPQMAALRFTPPRGLVPRQQSPGAVRLLPRIAPAPSPAKALLPIQAPPWLSSSSAATPAGPASLLSQGSAPLRGAKRGRASEPSPGPSANQKSAEETQERKRVRRKTAKAKVLEAMAQAKTEAKCKTSPKRTQEQIGKAVPLALPDGFVLNPGKIVFLKTPNGLVRLVGAPAPGLKKALPSGHQAPASPSFSQGYVPLAHTLPQASFTCLQQTPNLSPIVHPSVFTAIPPATVSTAVPPPSVPTAVRPAVVSTCPAPLSPHPQGLPPSPRPQWRQVAPGPAGLLARPFPVSVPCHSSAVAPAPLRREALQFDPALMFCEPADEVQLWMRGAGGLKAPGLSVALPYLPPFVASLDSLHALLASKEYLSKNAFLLLTTETPDHDYSLASGGEEVSQPEDPDSRREATAEENVAAVRKLVAKHCAGNPAYQMLKARFLSCFTVPALLATIQPIKELMVLNPARKETENTKLLQDGEGAPATHFTGITTRRPVEIEDSSRDSSRDSSRDSSRDSSHDSSQDQDSSDAFK